ATACATGAAATTAAAACATATTGTAACAATAGGTTGTTTTTCAGGTCAAGCGATTGTCTTTTTAATTAAATTTTCCCATAATTTATACGACTCTTCCCAGGCACCCTTCGGAAGGTTCTGATGATACATATATTGTTCGTAATACACCGTTAATCGTGTCATTTCCTTTGTTGAAAAGAATGAATCGATATAGCGGGCGTAGTGTCTTAATGTTTGATTTTCCTTCCGTTTTAACCCATAACGCTCCAGTTGATCGAGTAATACCAAGTACGCTACTCCTATGTTCTCGTCTTTCCTTTTAAACATGAATCGTAGCATAACAAAGTATGGAACCCACTTGCCTCGAATTCGGTAGAGAATCCAGACGACGAATGCAATAATTACCAAAAGGAATAATCCTGTTTTCCAATTATTTTTAAAAACAGAAGCGATAGTGTCCCAAAGCTTATTAAAGTCAAACGAGCTTTCCGTATCCTTTGTTGGCTTAGGCTCCTCTATTTCTTCCTTTTGCGGTTTCTGTGCAAATGCTGGAGTAGCACTTGGGTTGTTTGCCGAATTTCCTACGGCTTCGTAGTTAATTATAATGTCATTGCTAAAGCCCTTTGTCGGTTCAAATGGAACCCACCCTTGGTTTGGAAAGTACACCTCTACCCATGAGTGGGCATTATTATTGGTCACAGCGTATACCTGTTCACCGGAGGCTTCATCACTATATTGAAGAAAATCCCCACCTGTAAATCCCTTTACCCAACGGGTTGGTATCCCAATACTACGAAGCATAATAGCCATGGAAGAAGAATAATTGTCACAGTATCCCTTTTTTGTTTCAAACAAAAACTGATCGACGTAATCATCTTTTGCACCAGGAACGGCGACATTTTTTTGATCATAAGTAAAGTCCGTATTCCCAAAGTAGCTTTCTACAGCTTTGGCCTTTTCAAACCAATTAGATTTGTCTTTTGTAATATCTTCAGCTAACTCTTTTACTCGACCAGGCAATGTTTCAGGCACTTGCGTGTATTTTTTATAAAACTCAGGGTTCATATCATTCGGATTAAAGCTAGTTGTTTCTAGAAGGTCCGCCGCTTTATATTTAGGTTTTTCATACGATAAGGTAAAAACCTGTGGTACCGCAGGACGGTTATCATTCTTGAAAAAGCTAATTCGTTCATTGGTTGTATCAACAAAGAATTTATTTCCATTCGGGTCCTCTGGCAGTATTTTTGCCACCTTTTTAATTCCCGCCGGGTACATAATATAGTTGTAGCTATAATTGACATGTGCCCTTACACTAACCGATTCCTTAATCGTCTCTACTGCGCTTGGAATTGAGAAAACAGGGACCAAATCCTCCTGGCGAAATTCAATGGGTGTTGAACCTGATGCAAGCCAGCCTTTTCCCGTATACATATCCTTCGTCTCCATCTTCCAATAGGTTTTTCCATTTCCCTCATATTGGAAGACCGGATTATTATCGCCGATAAACGGACCACCTAATGCTGAATCATCTGTACCATATCCAATACGGTGAATACCTCCAGCATTATCCTTTTTATCTTTCTCATTGTTAGCTGTCAGATATGGGACAGGGTCTGGCCATATGGGAGCAGCTTTAGGAGCGGCAATACCAACAAGCACACTCACCAAAATCATAATGACCAGTGGTCTCATCCATTTTCTAATAAATGATGGGTCGTAGGTGACATTTTCTCTACGAATCACTCGCGAAAAAGTCAACATTCCCATTAAAGCAAAACCGGCCACAACCGTGCGAACAATTGCTGCTTTTGCGCTATACGGTGTAAATGTGTCCAGCACCGTAATATAGACAAGTGTCATAAAGAAAAAGATAAATATTCGTTGTCTGTTTAACATCCAGTACTGAATGAGGTAGACCATGAGCCAAAGCAAGACAAAAAACAACAGCGAGCGAAATTCATTGGTGATCTCATTCCATTGGCGGTTCATGAGCAATCCGATATTATAAGTAATATTGCCCAAAAAGCTCTTCACCCAGCTAGCTTGGAAGAATCCCTCTTCATAATGCAATTGGTTAACAGAAAATAATATATAGAAAATTTTAATTAGTAACTGCCAAATCCACTTCAGATTCAAATAGGACAACAGGAAAGAAATCAGCAAGAAGATAATAAATATTTCTATATTTTCCGTATGTGTTAATTTCTCTACTGGTCGCAGCCATTCCCACAGAAGGATGAATCCTAGCAAATTCAACAAAAAAGAAGGAATATCCCTTTTCATTACCGTGTCACCTCCGAAAACACTGATGCGAAATTTCCTTCGTGAACAAGGACAATCCGTATTCCACGTGCATTCGCGATGGCAATCAGTGAGCGTTCTTCATCTGTCGGAGACTCTCTTTGTCCCTTGATGAGAAAGACCGTAATAGAGCCCTTTCTTTGGCCAAGAAAGCTTGCCTTTTCAATCAGTGGTTTTGATAATTGAGCCGTTACAAGCATAAAGGACACGGTCTGTTGAATGAAAAGAGCTTCCTTTTCCAACACCTTTTCAAACGAGCGCAGACTTTTTGCCTCAATTTTTGCCAAATGATAAAAAAGCTGCTGAAGATGCTGTTCTCCTCCTCTAATTGGAAAGGAAGCTCTTTCCCTACTAAAGGTTAACAATCCTGTCTGTGCCCCTTTCTTTAGAACAGCTCGTAAAAGAGAGGCGGTAAAGGAAACAACCGGTTCAAATCGTTGATCTGGCGCACAATCCATGATGACAAATACATCATGTGACTGCCGCTGCTCAAATTCCTTTGTCATAATCACATTTCGTTTGGCGGAAGCCTTCCAGTTAATCCACGAGAAACGGTCACCCGGCTGATAGTCTCTTACACCAACCGCCATCGAAGTATCCCGTTGAACCCGCTCACGTGAAGCGGTTAATCCTTGATCATACTGGTTTTCAAATGGCCGATAGATAAGCTCGGTGTAGGCCGGATAAACAACAATTCTTCCTTCCGCACGAAATGTTTTTTCCTTTTCAAATAAGCCAAGCGGATCACCTATCCTTAGTGTGAAGGAATGGAAGAAATGCTCCCCGCGCGGTAATTTATTTATTGTATATTCATAGGAGAATTCCCGTCTCAATCCAGGGAACAAGAATGCCTTAGGAGAATGTAATTTTTCCGCAAATTTTAATGTATCATCTAAATTGTCTTCAACAAGTAAATAAAAGAGCGGGAATGAATTTCTCCTTTTGATCATTACTCTCACTATTAATGGCTCACCAGCATTATAATCAGACTTAGGTAAAATCCTTGTAATCTCCAGTTCATTTAAAGAGTAGAAGGATATCACTATGCAGTAAATGGAGAACGGCAGAAAGCTATAGAATAAAAACCAGCTAACGAATCCTCCTTGAAACATGGCATATGAGAAAGTAAGGAGAATTAAGAATAGCAATAGGATGAATCTCCATACCTTTTTAAATGGTTTCCACA
The window above is part of the Bacillus sp. SORGH_AS_0510 genome. Proteins encoded here:
- a CDS encoding transglutaminaseTgpA domain-containing protein, whose product is MKRDIPSFLLNLLGFILLWEWLRPVEKLTHTENIEIFIIFLLISFLLSYLNLKWIWQLLIKIFYILFSVNQLHYEEGFFQASWVKSFLGNITYNIGLLMNRQWNEITNEFRSLLFFVLLWLMVYLIQYWMLNRQRIFIFFFMTLVYITVLDTFTPYSAKAAIVRTVVAGFALMGMLTFSRVIRRENVTYDPSFIRKWMRPLVIMILVSVLVGIAAPKAAPIWPDPVPYLTANNEKDKKDNAGGIHRIGYGTDDSALGGPFIGDNNPVFQYEGNGKTYWKMETKDMYTGKGWLASGSTPIEFRQEDLVPVFSIPSAVETIKESVSVRAHVNYSYNYIMYPAGIKKVAKILPEDPNGNKFFVDTTNERISFFKNDNRPAVPQVFTLSYEKPKYKAADLLETTSFNPNDMNPEFYKKYTQVPETLPGRVKELAEDITKDKSNWFEKAKAVESYFGNTDFTYDQKNVAVPGAKDDYVDQFLFETKKGYCDNYSSSMAIMLRSIGIPTRWVKGFTGGDFLQYSDEASGEQVYAVTNNNAHSWVEVYFPNQGWVPFEPTKGFSNDIIINYEAVGNSANNPSATPAFAQKPQKEEIEEPKPTKDTESSFDFNKLWDTIASVFKNNWKTGLFLLVIIAFVVWILYRIRGKWVPYFVMLRFMFKRKDENIGVAYLVLLDQLERYGLKRKENQTLRHYARYIDSFFSTKEMTRLTVYYEQYMYHQNLPKGAWEESYKLWENLIKKTIA
- a CDS encoding DUF58 domain-containing protein, which codes for MKKLWKPFKKVWRFILLLFLILLTFSYAMFQGGFVSWFLFYSFLPFSIYCIVISFYSLNELEITRILPKSDYNAGEPLIVRVMIKRRNSFPLFYLLVEDNLDDTLKFAEKLHSPKAFLFPGLRREFSYEYTINKLPRGEHFFHSFTLRIGDPLGLFEKEKTFRAEGRIVVYPAYTELIYRPFENQYDQGLTASRERVQRDTSMAVGVRDYQPGDRFSWINWKASAKRNVIMTKEFEQRQSHDVFVIMDCAPDQRFEPVVSFTASLLRAVLKKGAQTGLLTFSRERASFPIRGGEQHLQQLFYHLAKIEAKSLRSFEKVLEKEALFIQQTVSFMLVTAQLSKPLIEKASFLGQRKGSITVFLIKGQRESPTDEERSLIAIANARGIRIVLVHEGNFASVFSEVTR